The Verrucomicrobiota bacterium genome window below encodes:
- a CDS encoding sulfatase-like hydrolase/transferase — protein sequence MISAAGLVGEVNAAAAAGMPSGQRPNILLILTDQQHAGMLRCAGNKYLKTPAMDSLARAGARFERAYCANPVCEPSRFSLMTGLMPSTIGLRFNQDVPSNKDAPKLKVPATILERSLGRLFRNAGYDAAYGGKVHLPMSLEEIGFDYISKEIGMGLADDGADFIRRKREKPFLLVASFINPHDICMMAINDCARSQGEKVYAGRSAQNLAEAMRLPANISPEEFFRKLCPPLPSNHEIPALEAEVIETNARRELPSRVYVRRHWGDEDWRLHRWAYARLTERVDAEIGKLLQALRAAGLEKNTLIVFTSDHGDMDSAHRLEHKCVLYEEATRIPFIVSFKGVTKPGLVDKEHLVSNGLNLTPTLCDYAGIALPSGLPGRSVRPLAEGRKPRSWRDQLVVESEIGRSLRSLRYKYSIYDSGKHREQLIDLDKDPGEMKNLAENPTYQAALEQHRQMLRQWVEETHDEPAAPYVVR from the coding sequence TATTTGAAAACGCCCGCGATGGACAGTCTGGCCCGGGCGGGCGCACGGTTCGAACGGGCGTATTGCGCCAACCCGGTTTGCGAGCCGTCGCGCTTCAGCCTGATGACCGGTCTCATGCCCAGCACGATCGGTCTGAGGTTCAACCAGGATGTCCCCAGCAACAAGGATGCCCCCAAGTTGAAAGTGCCCGCAACGATCTTGGAGCGATCTTTGGGCCGGCTCTTCCGGAACGCCGGTTACGACGCGGCCTACGGCGGCAAGGTGCACTTGCCGATGAGCCTGGAAGAAATCGGCTTCGATTACATCTCCAAGGAGATTGGGATGGGGCTGGCGGATGACGGCGCGGATTTCATCCGGCGCAAACGGGAGAAGCCTTTTTTGCTGGTGGCGTCCTTCATCAACCCGCACGACATCTGCATGATGGCGATCAATGACTGCGCGCGAAGTCAGGGCGAAAAGGTGTACGCCGGACGTTCGGCCCAGAATTTGGCCGAGGCGATGCGGTTGCCGGCCAACATTTCCCCGGAGGAATTTTTTCGGAAGCTGTGTCCGCCGCTCCCGTCGAATCATGAGATCCCGGCCTTAGAGGCGGAAGTCATTGAAACAAATGCGCGGCGGGAGCTGCCCTCCCGCGTCTATGTGCGCCGGCACTGGGGCGACGAGGATTGGCGATTGCATCGCTGGGCCTATGCCCGGCTGACGGAGCGGGTGGACGCCGAAATTGGCAAACTTCTTCAAGCTCTCCGCGCTGCGGGGCTGGAGAAGAACACCCTGATTGTCTTCACCAGTGATCACGGCGACATGGACTCGGCCCATCGCTTGGAGCACAAATGCGTTCTCTACGAAGAGGCCACGCGGATTCCATTCATCGTCAGTTTCAAAGGCGTGACCAAGCCCGGGCTAGTGGACAAAGAACATCTGGTTTCCAACGGACTGAACTTGACCCCAACCCTGTGTGATTACGCGGGCATCGCCCTGCCGTCGGGCCTTCCGGGCCGCAGCGTCAGGCCGCTGGCGGAAGGCCGGAAGCCGCGATCCTGGCGCGACCAACTGGTAGTCGAGAGCGAAATCGGTCGGTCGCTGCGGTCGCTGCGTTACAAGTACAGCATCTATGACTCAGGGAAACACCGGGAACAGTTGATTGACTTGGACAAAGACCCCGGCGAAATGAAAAACCTTGCGGAGAATCCGACTTACCAGGCAGCGCTGGAGCAGCACCGGCAGATGCTGCGCCAGTGGGTGGAGGAAACCCATGATGAACCGGCCGCGCCGTATGTAGTCCGATGA
- the rhaT gene encoding L-rhamnose/proton symporter RhaT produces MNPFLGVVYHWIGGLAAGSFYLPFRGVKKWSWETYWLVNGVFSWILAPLVMASLLVPDALDILRHADSGALGWAYFWGAMWGIGGLTFGLSVRYLGIALGYGIALGFCAAFGTLIPPAYFGELGRIAGETSGRFVLLGVAVCLGGIFASGLAGKSKEGELSAEQKKAHVAEFNFLKGVMVAAFAGVMSACMSFAFAAGKPIAAAAKASLLAHGRSDVWQNLPLLIVILLGGFTTNFFWCVILNVKNRSAREYLDAATPLPLNYILSALAGVTWYLQFFFYGMGTTKMGKYDFSSWTLHMVSIIIFSTLWGVVLKEWRGTSKKTHALIAVGLAVLILSTLIIGYGNFLKARASRDRVN; encoded by the coding sequence ATGAATCCATTCCTCGGCGTGGTTTACCACTGGATCGGCGGGCTGGCGGCCGGAAGTTTTTATCTGCCGTTTCGCGGCGTGAAAAAATGGTCGTGGGAAACCTACTGGCTCGTCAACGGCGTGTTCAGTTGGATTCTCGCGCCGCTCGTGATGGCGTCGCTGCTGGTGCCGGACGCGCTGGACATTTTGCGCCACGCGGACAGTGGCGCGCTGGGCTGGGCATATTTCTGGGGCGCGATGTGGGGCATCGGCGGGCTGACGTTCGGGCTTTCAGTGCGTTACCTCGGCATTGCGCTGGGCTACGGCATCGCGCTCGGTTTTTGCGCCGCGTTCGGCACGCTGATCCCGCCGGCCTACTTCGGTGAACTTGGAAGAATCGCCGGCGAAACTTCCGGCCGCTTCGTCCTGCTCGGCGTGGCGGTCTGCCTCGGCGGAATTTTCGCCAGCGGCCTGGCGGGAAAATCCAAGGAGGGCGAACTGAGCGCGGAGCAGAAAAAGGCGCACGTTGCGGAGTTCAATTTTCTCAAGGGCGTGATGGTCGCCGCGTTCGCCGGTGTGATGAGCGCGTGCATGAGCTTCGCGTTCGCCGCAGGAAAACCGATCGCGGCGGCGGCGAAGGCCAGCCTCCTTGCGCACGGACGTTCCGACGTGTGGCAGAATCTCCCGCTGCTAATCGTCATCCTGCTCGGCGGCTTCACGACGAACTTCTTCTGGTGCGTCATCCTCAACGTGAAAAACAGATCCGCGCGCGAGTACCTCGACGCCGCGACGCCGCTGCCGTTGAACTATATCCTCTCTGCGCTGGCCGGCGTCACGTGGTATCTGCAATTTTTCTTTTACGGCATGGGCACGACGAAGATGGGCAAATACGATTTCTCCAGTTGGACTTTGCACATGGTCAGCATCATCATCTTCAGCACGCTCTGGGGCGTGGTGCTGAAGGAATGGCGCGGCACGAGCAAAAAGACCCACGCGCTCATCGCCGTCGGGTTGGCGGTGTTGATTTTGTCCACGCTCATCATCGGCTACGGCAATTTTCTCAAAGCTCGCGCTAGCCGTGACCGAGTCAATTGA